The following coding sequences are from one Anolis sagrei isolate rAnoSag1 chromosome 6, rAnoSag1.mat, whole genome shotgun sequence window:
- the VAMP2 gene encoding vesicle-associated membrane protein 2, whose product MSAPAAAPPAAGGEGVGPPPPPPNLTSNRRLQQTQAQVDEVVDIMRVNVDKVLERDQKLSELDDRADALQAGASQFETSAAKLKRKYWWKNLKMMIILGVICAIVLIVIIVYFST is encoded by the exons gTCGGCTCCTGCTGCTGCACCCCCTGCTGCCGGAGGAGAGGGGGTTGgccctcctcctccaccccccaacctcaccagtaacagaagactccagcaaacacAGGCTCAAGTCGATGAG GTAGTGGATATTATGCGAGTCAATGTGGACAAGGTGCTGGAAAGGGATCAGAAACTCTCTGAACTGGATGATCGTGCTGACGCCCTGCAGGCTGGAGCATCCCAGTTTGAAACGAGTGCAGCCAAGCTCAAACGCAAATACTGGTGGAAGAACCTAAAG ATGATGATAATTCTTGGAGTGATATGCGCCATTGTCTTGATCGTTATCATTG TTTACTTCAGCACCTAG